The Pseudofrankia inefficax genome window below encodes:
- a CDS encoding SPFH domain-containing protein, which yields MADISRRPFLNHLRGTPTTYVRFVRGGSVRREGVGQSFWYRPRTAVLSEVPVDDRELPLLFHARTADFQDVAVQATITYRVADPGLAATRLPFDIDPDRGGWRTGVLEQVAGMITETAQQYAAELLAREPLTWALVDGVGAVRERVGAGLVGDPRLAQTGLAVVGVRVVAIRPEPELEKALRTPTREQVQTDADRATYSRRALAVEQERRIAENELQNQIELAKREEQLVIQRGANDQRRMTEEAAVARISADAEGERKRLTATLDAERVRTDAAARADALRVVGAAEGAAEAARVEALRGLDQATLVVLAVRELAANLPEIGALTITPDLLTQAIGKLAGAAGPGGGAA from the coding sequence ATGGCCGACATCAGCCGGCGACCGTTTCTGAACCACCTGCGGGGCACGCCGACCACCTATGTGCGCTTCGTGCGCGGCGGCTCCGTGCGTCGGGAGGGCGTCGGGCAGTCGTTCTGGTACCGGCCGCGCACCGCTGTCCTGTCGGAGGTGCCGGTCGACGACCGGGAGCTGCCGCTGCTGTTCCACGCCCGCACCGCCGACTTCCAGGACGTCGCCGTCCAGGCGACGATCACCTACCGGGTCGCCGACCCAGGCCTGGCCGCCACCCGGCTGCCGTTCGACATCGACCCCGACCGCGGCGGCTGGCGTACCGGTGTGCTGGAGCAGGTAGCCGGCATGATCACCGAGACCGCCCAGCAGTATGCCGCCGAGCTGCTCGCCCGCGAGCCGCTGACCTGGGCGCTGGTCGACGGTGTCGGCGCGGTCCGCGAGCGGGTCGGCGCCGGGCTCGTCGGGGACCCGCGGCTGGCCCAGACCGGGCTCGCCGTCGTCGGCGTGCGGGTGGTCGCGATCCGGCCCGAGCCGGAGCTGGAGAAGGCGCTGCGCACCCCGACCCGGGAGCAGGTCCAGACCGACGCCGACCGCGCGACCTACAGCCGCCGCGCCCTGGCCGTCGAACAGGAACGCCGGATCGCCGAGAACGAGCTGCAGAACCAGATCGAGCTGGCCAAGCGCGAGGAGCAGCTCGTCATCCAGCGCGGCGCGAACGACCAGCGGCGGATGACCGAGGAGGCCGCCGTCGCGCGGATCAGCGCCGACGCGGAGGGTGAGCGCAAGCGGCTCACGGCGACCCTCGACGCGGAACGGGTGCGCACCGATGCCGCAGCGCGCGCGGACGCTCTGCGCGTCGTCGGTGCCGCCGAGGGCGCGGCCGAGGCCGCCCGGGTCGAGGCGCTGCGTGGCCTGGACCAGGCGACGCTGGTCGTGCTGGCGGTCCGGGAGCTCGCCGCGAACCTTCCCGAGATCGGCGCGCTGACCATCACCCCGGACCTGCTGACCCAGGCGATCGGCAAGCTCGCCGGCGCCGCCGGGCCGGGCGGCGGCGCCGCGTGA